A window of Natrinema versiforme contains these coding sequences:
- the coxB gene encoding cytochrome c oxidase subunit II, which produces MGSRRRTTVALALAALSGLLTLTGTAVAQSENRDLIDGLEYQLLYVALPLTLFVLMILVYAAVKFHDNDDPQPTTEDPALEITWTAATAIILLFVGLSGYSVLVNPYVSPSQANDVDTNGSQEGIESFDDLPETDDEVVHVRGYQWEWQATYPGANVTTENEIVIPADEDVTFWLTADDVIHSLFVPDLGVKQDAFPGDYTRARTIVSEPGRYNAVCAEFCGAGHSRMDAEVVVVDRDTYDQWLAENNGTVTDTPDPN; this is translated from the coding sequence ATGGGTAGCCGCCGACGCACGACCGTCGCACTCGCCCTCGCAGCGCTCTCGGGTCTCCTCACACTGACCGGGACGGCCGTCGCACAGTCTGAAAACCGCGACCTCATCGACGGCCTCGAGTACCAACTGCTCTACGTCGCTCTCCCGTTGACGTTGTTCGTCCTCATGATCCTGGTCTACGCTGCCGTCAAGTTTCACGACAACGACGATCCCCAGCCGACCACCGAAGACCCCGCCCTCGAGATCACGTGGACCGCCGCGACGGCGATCATCCTGCTTTTCGTGGGGCTGTCCGGCTACAGCGTCCTCGTCAATCCGTACGTCTCACCGTCGCAGGCGAACGACGTCGATACTAACGGGAGCCAAGAAGGTATCGAATCGTTCGACGACCTTCCCGAAACCGACGACGAGGTCGTCCACGTTCGCGGCTACCAGTGGGAATGGCAGGCGACCTATCCCGGAGCGAACGTGACGACCGAAAACGAGATCGTGATACCCGCCGACGAAGATGTGACGTTCTGGCTCACCGCCGACGACGTGATCCACTCGCTGTTCGTGCCCGACTTGGGCGTCAAACAGGACGCGTTCCCCGGCGATTACACCCGCGCTCGAACCATCGTCTCCGAACCCGGCCGCTACAACGCCGTCTGCGCCGAGTTCTGCGGTGCCGGCCACTCACGGATGGACGCCGAGGTCGTCGTCGTCGACCGCGACACCTACGACCAGTGGCTCGCGGAGAACAACGGAACCGTCACCGACACGCCGGACCCCAACTGA
- a CDS encoding metal-dependent hydrolase, with protein sequence MWPWEHAIVGYLAYSLCCHTVFRDSPGGLEAVAVVFAAVLPDLIDKPLAWEYGVFDVGYGIGHSVFFAVPLAIFVGTIAHAGARPRAGLAFGLGYLSHLPADIADTAFRQGYLLVDLALWPIATVEGQPPGPGVLEAFLLLFGRYAGDILAGNLSTYLWVQLGLAGFTALVWLLDGAPVLREFLQASHRAVRTLSGRDTAASRENESNRR encoded by the coding sequence ATGTGGCCGTGGGAACACGCGATCGTCGGCTATCTCGCCTACTCGCTTTGCTGTCACACCGTTTTCCGCGATTCGCCGGGTGGCCTCGAGGCCGTCGCCGTCGTTTTCGCCGCCGTCCTCCCCGACCTGATCGACAAACCGCTCGCGTGGGAGTACGGCGTCTTCGATGTCGGCTACGGGATCGGCCACTCGGTCTTTTTCGCGGTGCCGCTTGCCATCTTTGTTGGAACTATCGCCCACGCGGGCGCACGGCCGCGAGCGGGTCTCGCCTTCGGACTGGGATACCTGTCACATCTCCCCGCCGACATCGCGGACACCGCGTTCCGGCAGGGTTACCTCCTGGTCGACCTCGCGCTCTGGCCGATCGCAACGGTCGAGGGACAACCACCCGGTCCCGGCGTTCTCGAGGCTTTTCTCCTGCTGTTCGGTCGCTACGCCGGCGATATCCTCGCGGGAAATCTCTCGACGTACCTGTGGGTCCAGCTCGGCCTCGCCGGTTTCACCGCGCTGGTCTGGCTCCTCGACGGCGCCCCGGTCCTCCGCGAGTTCCTGCAAGCGAGTCATCGAGCGGTCAGAACCCTCTCGGGACGGGACACGGCCGCCTCGAGAGAGAACGAATCGAATCGACGATAG
- the hisD gene encoding histidinol dehydrogenase: MTIDVQTIADLGPDDRAAFFERDAGIEAVRGDVREIVDRVRKEGDVAVREFTSEFDDVEVGNLEITDECERAYEEIDAEIRDAIETAAVNVREFHEAQLPEDWRREFDTGRELGRRFRPLERVGVYVPGGSAAYPSSAIMGVVPAVVAGVNHVSVVTPPADDLNPVTLAAIHAAGADAVFSVGGAQAISGLAYGTETITRVQKIVGPGNKWVTAAKAEVRGDVEIDFLAGPSEVVVVADESAAPELVAAELVAQAEHDPNASVVAVTDDEDTANAVAAAVDEQASAREREDVIREALANDASGVLRARSMSEAILFTEEYAPEHLSIIADDDESILARIDSAGSVFLGPNTPVAAGDYASGTNHVLPTNGGARVAGGLSVETFLRSTTVQRLSSEGLAGLGETITTLADAEGLEAHAESVRTRLEAGSETEK, from the coding sequence ATGACAATCGACGTGCAGACGATCGCCGACCTCGGGCCGGACGACCGCGCGGCCTTCTTCGAGCGCGACGCGGGCATCGAGGCCGTAAGGGGAGACGTTCGCGAGATCGTCGACCGCGTCCGCAAGGAGGGCGACGTCGCCGTCCGCGAGTTCACGAGCGAGTTCGACGACGTCGAGGTCGGGAACCTCGAGATCACCGACGAGTGCGAGCGGGCCTACGAGGAGATCGATGCCGAGATCCGGGACGCGATCGAGACGGCCGCGGTGAACGTCCGCGAGTTCCACGAGGCCCAACTCCCCGAGGACTGGCGGCGGGAGTTCGATACGGGACGAGAACTCGGCCGCCGCTTTCGGCCGCTCGAGCGCGTGGGCGTCTACGTCCCCGGCGGCTCGGCGGCGTATCCTTCGAGCGCGATCATGGGCGTCGTGCCGGCGGTCGTAGCCGGTGTGAACCACGTTTCGGTCGTCACGCCGCCGGCCGACGACCTGAATCCGGTGACGCTGGCGGCGATCCACGCCGCGGGCGCGGACGCGGTCTTCAGCGTCGGCGGCGCGCAGGCGATTTCGGGGCTGGCCTACGGCACCGAGACGATCACCCGGGTTCAGAAGATCGTCGGTCCCGGGAACAAGTGGGTGACCGCGGCCAAGGCCGAAGTCCGGGGTGACGTCGAGATCGACTTCCTCGCGGGGCCGAGCGAAGTGGTCGTCGTCGCCGACGAGAGCGCGGCTCCCGAACTCGTCGCCGCGGAACTCGTCGCACAGGCGGAACACGACCCCAACGCATCGGTCGTGGCCGTCACCGACGACGAGGACACCGCGAACGCCGTGGCCGCGGCCGTCGACGAGCAAGCGAGCGCGCGCGAGCGCGAAGATGTGATTCGAGAGGCGCTCGCAAACGACGCGAGTGGCGTCCTCCGCGCCCGGTCGATGAGCGAAGCGATCCTCTTTACCGAGGAATACGCGCCGGAGCACCTCTCGATCATCGCCGACGACGACGAGTCGATCCTCGCGCGCATCGACAGCGCGGGCAGCGTCTTCCTCGGACCGAACACCCCCGTTGCAGCGGGCGATTACGCCAGCGGGACCAACCACGTCCTGCCGACCAACGGCGGCGCGCGCGTCGCCGGGGGCCTTTCGGTCGAGACGTTCCTCCGATCGACGACGGTCCAGCGCCTCTCGAGTGAGGGGCTCGCCGGACTGGGCGAGACGATCACGACGCTCGCGGACGCCGAAGGGCTCGAGGCCCACGCCGAGAGCGTCCGAACGCGACTCGAGGCCGGATCGGAAACTGAGAAATAA
- a CDS encoding iron-sulfur cluster assembly accessory protein, with product MSTDSMDGGEADTRPKIEVTEDAAEQALSLLEGENLDVTEAGLRLFVQQGGCAGLSYGMRFDDEPDEDDTIYEHHDLRVFVDPASLKYIEGSVLDYEDGLQAEGFHVDNPNVVSECGCGESFRT from the coding sequence ATGAGCACGGACAGTATGGATGGCGGGGAGGCCGACACGCGTCCGAAGATCGAAGTGACCGAAGACGCGGCCGAGCAGGCGCTCTCCCTGCTCGAGGGGGAGAATCTCGACGTAACGGAGGCCGGCCTGCGGCTGTTCGTCCAGCAGGGCGGCTGCGCCGGTCTCTCCTACGGAATGCGGTTCGACGACGAGCCCGACGAGGACGACACCATCTACGAGCACCACGACCTGCGGGTGTTCGTCGATCCGGCGAGCCTGAAGTACATCGAGGGCAGCGTCCTCGATTACGAGGACGGCCTGCAGGCCGAAGGGTTCCACGTGGACAATCCGAACGTCGTCAGCGAGTGCGGCTGCGGCGAATCGTTCCGGACGTAA
- a CDS encoding dodecin: MVFKKITLIGTSPESFDAAADDAIDRAEATLQNVQWIEVDELGVELASADDREYQAEVTVAFELEE, from the coding sequence ATGGTATTCAAGAAGATTACGCTCATCGGCACCAGTCCCGAGAGCTTCGACGCCGCGGCCGACGACGCCATCGACCGCGCGGAAGCGACCCTTCAGAACGTCCAGTGGATCGAAGTCGACGAACTGGGCGTCGAACTCGCCAGCGCCGACGACCGGGAGTACCAGGCCGAGGTCACCGTCGCCTTCGAACTCGAGGAGTAG
- a CDS encoding metal-dependent hydrolase, producing MFIGHALLAFALAALVADWRGWERRQALLVGVVAGAFATIPDIDVTYALVGLLEWNAGDGALAASSAFWDASRGVHRSVTHSLIVGAVAAPAFGSFAVRGPGSGRVRLARSVGLGILVALVAVAFLEGGPVAAFVMGLFAASGVLVAVGAARATALSVRTIVLAALWGLWSHPWGDLATGSPPDWVYPFESTLLSTRVVLHPDPTLHLLGAFAIELAAIWLALVAICRLTDRSLLAFVDRRAAVGAAYGIAALAVTPPTLEVSYHFVFSILGVGLLCGVVRGPPSPTSPGLRPQSLPRPSTDSTLEVALTAVTAVTVALAAYAAVYLFVAPA from the coding sequence GTGTTTATCGGTCACGCCCTGCTCGCGTTCGCCCTCGCGGCACTGGTCGCCGACTGGCGAGGCTGGGAGCGCCGACAGGCGCTTCTGGTCGGTGTCGTCGCGGGCGCGTTCGCGACGATTCCGGACATCGACGTTACCTACGCCCTCGTCGGCCTCCTCGAGTGGAACGCCGGAGACGGCGCGCTCGCGGCCTCGTCGGCCTTCTGGGACGCGAGCCGAGGCGTCCACCGATCGGTCACGCACTCGCTGATCGTCGGCGCGGTCGCAGCGCCGGCGTTCGGATCGTTCGCGGTCCGCGGTCCGGGTTCGGGCCGCGTTCGGCTCGCCCGCAGCGTCGGGCTCGGGATCCTCGTGGCCCTCGTCGCGGTCGCGTTCCTCGAGGGCGGTCCCGTCGCCGCGTTCGTGATGGGGCTGTTCGCGGCGAGCGGCGTCCTCGTCGCCGTCGGAGCCGCTCGCGCAACGGCCCTTTCAGTGAGGACGATCGTGCTCGCGGCGCTCTGGGGTCTCTGGTCCCACCCGTGGGGCGACCTCGCGACCGGCTCGCCCCCTGATTGGGTCTATCCGTTCGAATCGACGCTCCTCTCCACCCGGGTCGTCCTCCATCCGGACCCGACGCTGCACCTCCTCGGCGCGTTCGCGATCGAACTCGCCGCGATCTGGCTCGCACTCGTCGCGATCTGCCGGCTCACCGACCGGTCGCTCCTCGCGTTCGTCGACCGCCGTGCCGCAGTCGGTGCGGCCTACGGCATCGCCGCCCTCGCGGTGACGCCGCCCACCCTCGAGGTCTCCTATCACTTCGTCTTCTCCATCCTCGGCGTCGGCCTCCTCTGTGGGGTCGTTCGGGGTCCGCCCTCGCCGACCTCCCCCGGGTTGCGGCCCCAGTCTCTCCCGCGACCGTCGACCGACTCGACGCTCGAGGTCGCGCTCACCGCCGTGACCGCGGTGACCGTCGCGCTCGCGGCGTACGCCGCCGTCTACCTGTTCGTCGCTCCCGCGTGA
- a CDS encoding alanine--glyoxylate aminotransferase family protein: MAQEAPNEVSRAPSVGELTPPDRTLMGPGPSDVNPRVLRAMSTPLVGHLDPSFIEIMDEVQELLRYTFRTDNQWTIPVSGTGSAAMEAAIGNVVEPGDTMLVPTNGYFGGRMASMAERAGGDVVEVSAPWGEPLEPDDVADALAEHDPDVFGFVHAETSTGVLQPDVPELTAAAHDHDALVIADTVTSLGGVELRVDEWDIDVAYSGPQKCLSCPPGASPLTLSDEAMEKVLSREEDPRSWYLDLSLLEGYWGDERAYHHTAPITNVYAIREALRLVAEEGIEDRWARHERLAGALKAGVEAMGLAMNAPDEYWLPSLNAVRVPDGIDDGEVCDALIEQYDLEIAGGLGDLAGEIFRIGCMGHSARPENVIYVVTALGDVLESMGADVDPGAGVTATRRALEE; encoded by the coding sequence ATGGCTCAGGAAGCGCCGAACGAGGTGTCTCGCGCGCCGTCCGTTGGCGAACTCACACCGCCGGATCGCACCCTGATGGGGCCCGGACCGAGCGACGTGAACCCGCGCGTGCTCCGAGCGATGAGCACGCCGCTCGTCGGGCATCTCGACCCCTCGTTCATCGAGATCATGGACGAGGTCCAGGAGCTGCTGCGCTACACGTTCCGTACGGACAACCAGTGGACGATCCCCGTTTCGGGGACCGGGTCGGCGGCCATGGAGGCCGCGATCGGCAACGTGGTCGAGCCCGGCGATACGATGCTCGTCCCGACGAACGGCTACTTCGGCGGCCGGATGGCCTCGATGGCCGAACGCGCGGGCGGCGACGTCGTCGAGGTATCGGCGCCGTGGGGCGAGCCCCTCGAGCCCGACGATGTCGCGGACGCGCTGGCCGAACACGACCCCGACGTCTTCGGGTTCGTCCACGCGGAGACGAGCACGGGCGTCCTCCAGCCCGACGTGCCGGAACTCACTGCGGCGGCCCACGACCACGACGCGCTCGTCATCGCCGACACCGTCACCTCGCTGGGCGGCGTCGAACTCCGCGTCGACGAGTGGGACATCGACGTAGCCTACTCCGGCCCCCAGAAGTGTCTCTCCTGTCCGCCGGGCGCGAGCCCACTGACCCTCTCGGACGAGGCGATGGAGAAGGTCCTCTCCCGCGAGGAGGACCCGCGCTCGTGGTATCTCGACCTCTCCCTGCTCGAGGGCTACTGGGGCGACGAACGGGCCTACCATCACACCGCGCCGATTACGAACGTCTACGCGATCCGGGAGGCGCTGCGGCTCGTCGCCGAGGAAGGGATCGAAGACCGCTGGGCGCGCCACGAGCGACTGGCCGGCGCGCTGAAAGCCGGCGTCGAAGCGATGGGGCTCGCGATGAACGCCCCCGACGAGTACTGGCTGCCGAGCCTGAACGCCGTCCGCGTCCCCGACGGCATCGACGACGGGGAAGTCTGTGACGCCCTGATCGAGCAGTACGACCTCGAGATCGCCGGCGGACTCGGCGATCTCGCCGGCGAGATCTTCCGGATCGGCTGTATGGGACACTCCGCGCGACCCGAGAACGTGATCTACGTGGTGACGGCGCTGGGCGACGTCCTCGAGTCGATGGGCGCGGACGTCGATCCGGGAGCCGGTGTGACTGCGACGCGACGCGCGCTCGAAGAATAA
- a CDS encoding ethanolamine ammonia-lyase subunit EutB, whose amino-acid sequence MSSDETEYTATLEGTEHEFDSIRSVLAKANERKSGDELAGLAASSSAERIAAKDVVSRLTLETLYENPVVSADEDEVTRTIRDGVCEDTYEEIAGWTVADLREFLLAESTGDEEIRALRKGLTSEMIAAVTKLMSNLDLVVAAAKMTVVARCNSTIGTEGTVSFRLQPNDPADDTENILHSVREGLSYGVGDAVIGINPVSDDATQVKELLQATSEFIDRWDVPTQNCVLAHLTTQMDAVRNGAPADLLFQSIAGTERGNREFGIDVELLDEAAELGTNRCLGDGPNVMYFETGQGAELSNDAHEGVDQLTLEARCYGLAREYDPFLVNTVVGFIGPEYLYDGKQVIRAGLEDVFMGKLHGLPMGIDACYTNHTKADQNDIENLAVLLTAAGANFFITVPMGDDVMLNYQSNSYHDGPTLRSLFGLQAAPEFEAWLEETGITDDGRLTDRAGDPTIFTQP is encoded by the coding sequence ATGAGTAGCGACGAAACCGAGTACACGGCCACGCTCGAGGGAACCGAACACGAGTTCGACTCGATCCGGAGCGTTCTGGCCAAGGCGAACGAGCGAAAGTCGGGCGACGAATTGGCGGGCCTCGCGGCGTCCTCGAGCGCGGAGCGTATCGCGGCGAAAGATGTCGTCAGTCGACTGACCCTCGAGACACTGTACGAGAATCCCGTCGTCTCCGCGGACGAAGACGAGGTCACACGGACGATTCGGGACGGTGTCTGCGAAGACACCTACGAGGAAATCGCCGGATGGACCGTCGCCGACCTCCGGGAGTTCCTGCTCGCGGAGTCGACGGGCGACGAGGAGATTCGAGCGCTCAGAAAAGGGCTAACGAGCGAGATGATCGCGGCCGTCACGAAGCTCATGTCGAACCTCGATCTCGTAGTCGCCGCCGCCAAGATGACCGTCGTCGCGCGCTGTAACAGTACGATCGGAACGGAGGGAACCGTCTCGTTCCGACTCCAACCCAACGATCCGGCCGACGATACGGAGAATATCCTTCACAGTGTTCGCGAGGGACTTTCCTACGGCGTCGGGGACGCCGTGATCGGTATTAATCCGGTAAGCGACGATGCGACACAGGTCAAGGAACTCCTGCAAGCGACATCGGAGTTCATCGATCGGTGGGATGTCCCGACCCAGAACTGCGTCCTCGCGCATCTCACGACCCAGATGGACGCGGTCCGAAACGGCGCACCGGCCGACCTGCTCTTCCAGAGCATCGCCGGCACCGAGCGCGGGAATCGGGAGTTCGGTATCGATGTCGAGTTGCTCGACGAGGCAGCCGAACTTGGAACGAACCGCTGTCTCGGGGATGGACCGAACGTCATGTACTTCGAAACCGGGCAGGGCGCGGAGCTTTCGAACGACGCACACGAAGGCGTCGATCAACTCACCCTCGAGGCCCGGTGTTACGGGTTGGCCCGCGAGTACGATCCGTTCCTCGTCAACACCGTGGTCGGCTTTATCGGGCCGGAGTATCTCTACGACGGCAAGCAGGTCATTCGCGCGGGACTGGAAGACGTGTTCATGGGCAAACTCCACGGGCTGCCGATGGGGATCGACGCCTGCTATACGAACCACACGAAGGCCGATCAAAACGACATCGAGAACCTCGCCGTGTTGCTGACCGCCGCCGGTGCGAACTTCTTTATCACGGTGCCGATGGGCGACGACGTGATGCTCAACTACCAGTCCAACAGCTACCACGACGGACCCACCCTCCGGTCCCTGTTCGGGCTGCAAGCGGCACCCGAGTTCGAGGCGTGGCTCGAGGAGACAGGAATCACCGACGACGGGCGGTTGACCGATCGCGCGGGCGATCCGACGATATTCACCCAGCCATGA
- the eutC gene encoding ethanolamine ammonia-lyase subunit EutC, with translation MTPNHDRTSGVEGPEDEPRLERIRDAHPSRVGVGRTGSRPRTETLLRFRLDHAKARDAVTTHVPNDLVADLDLVSVRSRAESKTEFLADPSQGRNISEETAERIRADCTMDPEIQIVVSDGLSSTAVETNVPELLPVLRDGLADRGLDVGTPIFVEYGRVDVMDAIGAELGADCCVNLVGERPGLATNESLSAYFVADPERGGATSEKSVISNIHRNGIPPVEAGAEIAAVLEELCEAERGGSERGDP, from the coding sequence ATGACCCCGAATCACGACCGGACGAGCGGCGTCGAAGGCCCCGAAGACGAACCCCGACTCGAGCGCATCCGAGACGCGCATCCGTCTCGAGTCGGCGTCGGCCGGACGGGATCGCGACCGCGGACGGAGACGCTTCTCAGGTTTCGACTGGACCACGCGAAAGCGCGCGATGCCGTGACCACGCACGTTCCGAACGACCTCGTGGCGGACCTCGACCTCGTGAGTGTCCGATCTCGAGCCGAGAGCAAGACGGAATTCCTCGCGGACCCGAGTCAGGGGCGCAATATTTCCGAGGAGACGGCCGAACGCATTCGAGCGGACTGCACGATGGACCCGGAGATACAGATCGTGGTCAGTGACGGGCTCAGTTCGACCGCAGTCGAGACGAACGTTCCCGAGTTGCTGCCGGTGTTACGCGACGGACTGGCCGATCGGGGCCTCGATGTCGGCACGCCGATTTTCGTCGAATACGGTCGAGTCGACGTGATGGACGCGATCGGAGCGGAACTCGGGGCTGATTGTTGTGTGAATCTCGTCGGTGAACGGCCCGGACTGGCGACGAACGAGAGCTTGAGCGCGTACTTCGTCGCCGATCCGGAACGGGGCGGGGCGACATCCGAGAAGTCGGTCATTTCGAACATCCATCGAAACGGCATCCCGCCCGTCGAGGCCGGAGCCGAGATCGCAGCCGTCCTCGAAGAACTGTGCGAGGCCGAGCGCGGCGGCTCAGAGAGAGGGGATCCGTGA
- a CDS encoding ethanolamine ammonia-lyase reactivating factor EutA: MPGADPETLSSIGIDIGTTTTQVIVSDLVLSAPTYNGAATVDVVERRVRYRSPIRQTPFAGDQEIDTDAVGERIDADVRKAGLTPDEIDTGAVIATGEAARKANAEALITRLAERTGEFVVATAGASLEAVLAGYGSGAGDRSGTDGSTIATVDIGGGTTNIAVFEDGKPLQTRCLDVGGRLVRFDDDGLVRAVAEPIRRCRPPDRSAIDIGSTRSDADWNALARRLADRVFDAIEGPPFDETTRALAVTDLPETAVDIDEVVFTGGVGRLVSDPAVDTRDPLEYGDLGVRLAAAIRTHERFDALPVRQSAEDIRATVIGAGTRTTTFTGRTIAPAAALLPARNLPVLALEGLEAADSVDAVRARTAAVLRTARNRRDITGLFALHVSSVGPLAYDRLRLVARGIAAACDARLDGSQPLVLLTEQNCAKVLGQLLESMIDAESVMVLDELAVTEDEYVDLGTPVAENAAVPVTIKTLVFDE; the protein is encoded by the coding sequence ATGCCCGGCGCGGACCCCGAGACGCTGTCCAGCATCGGCATCGATATCGGAACGACGACAACGCAGGTGATCGTCAGCGATCTCGTCCTCTCTGCCCCTACGTACAACGGTGCAGCGACCGTCGACGTGGTCGAGCGGCGGGTCCGCTACCGCAGTCCGATCCGGCAGACACCGTTTGCGGGCGATCAGGAAATCGACACCGACGCCGTCGGCGAACGCATCGATGCCGACGTGCGGAAGGCGGGATTGACGCCGGACGAAATCGATACCGGTGCGGTCATCGCGACCGGCGAAGCGGCGCGGAAAGCCAACGCGGAGGCGTTGATAACCCGGTTAGCGGAACGCACCGGCGAGTTCGTCGTCGCGACGGCCGGCGCGTCGCTCGAGGCGGTGCTGGCCGGCTACGGGTCCGGTGCCGGAGATCGAAGCGGTACCGATGGGTCGACCATCGCAACCGTCGATATCGGCGGTGGGACGACGAACATCGCCGTGTTCGAAGACGGCAAACCGTTGCAGACGCGATGTCTCGACGTCGGCGGCCGGCTCGTCCGGTTCGACGACGACGGGCTCGTCCGCGCGGTCGCGGAACCGATCAGGCGCTGTCGGCCGCCGGACCGCTCCGCGATCGACATCGGGTCGACGCGGTCGGACGCGGACTGGAACGCGCTCGCACGGCGGCTGGCTGATCGTGTCTTCGATGCCATCGAGGGGCCGCCGTTCGACGAGACGACGCGGGCGCTGGCGGTTACCGATCTCCCCGAGACTGCGGTCGATATCGATGAAGTCGTGTTTACCGGCGGCGTCGGTCGCCTCGTTTCGGACCCCGCGGTCGATACTCGCGATCCCCTCGAGTACGGTGATCTCGGCGTTCGTCTCGCCGCCGCGATCCGAACCCACGAGCGGTTCGACGCGCTCCCGGTCCGGCAGTCGGCCGAAGACATCCGGGCGACCGTCATCGGCGCGGGAACGCGAACGACGACGTTTACCGGTCGAACGATCGCTCCGGCGGCCGCGTTGCTGCCGGCCAGAAACCTCCCGGTGCTCGCACTCGAGGGACTCGAGGCGGCGGACTCCGTCGACGCCGTGCGAGCGCGGACGGCGGCGGTGCTCCGAACCGCCCGGAACCGCCGGGATATTACCGGGCTGTTCGCCCTCCACGTCTCGAGCGTGGGGCCGCTCGCCTACGACCGGCTTCGACTCGTCGCGCGGGGGATCGCCGCTGCCTGCGATGCCCGACTCGACGGATCGCAGCCGTTGGTTCTATTGACCGAACAGAACTGCGCGAAAGTGCTCGGCCAACTGCTCGAGTCGATGATCGACGCCGAATCGGTGATGGTCCTCGACGAACTCGCGGTCACCGAAGACGAGTACGTCGATCTCGGAACGCCGGTCGCGGAAAACGCCGCCGTTCCGGTAACGATCAAGACGCTCGTATTTGACGAATGA
- a CDS encoding glutamine synthetase family protein produces MGSNSAASEYDRVRVLWTDLNGIARGNVVPASTFDRQREDGFGFAAGVAELTLEPGLLENSTYGPESGDVVAVPDAAPPIPLEWREGVGLAFADLTHVDRTPFALCSRTALDRVTAALEAAGYVPRVGIELEFSVLRSADDGGYEPFNDRSSYAMDALDRATELIDDWTDAMTAAGLEVTCVHQESQPGQYEITFEHGDPIEIADGVAFVRHMLTSVANQHGVTASMMPAPYTGADANGMHVHLSLWDDALETNAFAAETNDLEFPSGTRPDGAGISAVARHAIAGLLAHSNALTAVCAPTVNSYRRLRPGSWAPVSIAWGPDNRSTVLRVPPHLGPATRLEFRLPDTSSNPYLVLAAVLAAGLDGIENQRDPPAPTTGNAQREEHERLPRTLWAALDHLEANEVVARQLGEPLVESFISIKRDEFDRYQGAVSEWERETYLDAF; encoded by the coding sequence ATGGGTTCGAACAGCGCAGCGAGCGAGTACGACCGGGTACGAGTGCTGTGGACCGACCTGAACGGCATCGCCCGCGGAAACGTCGTCCCCGCATCGACTTTCGACCGGCAACGCGAGGACGGGTTCGGATTCGCAGCGGGAGTCGCGGAGCTGACGCTCGAGCCGGGACTTCTCGAGAACTCAACCTACGGTCCCGAAAGCGGTGACGTCGTCGCTGTTCCGGATGCAGCGCCGCCGATACCGCTCGAGTGGCGTGAGGGAGTCGGGCTCGCGTTCGCCGATCTCACACACGTCGACAGAACGCCGTTTGCCCTCTGTAGTCGCACTGCCCTAGATCGCGTGACCGCCGCGCTCGAAGCGGCCGGATACGTTCCACGGGTCGGTATCGAACTGGAGTTTTCGGTGCTTCGATCGGCCGACGACGGCGGCTACGAACCGTTCAACGACCGAAGCTCGTACGCAATGGACGCGCTCGATCGGGCGACGGAGTTGATAGACGACTGGACCGACGCAATGACGGCCGCCGGACTCGAGGTGACGTGTGTCCATCAGGAATCCCAGCCCGGCCAGTACGAGATTACCTTCGAACACGGAGATCCGATCGAAATTGCCGACGGCGTCGCCTTCGTTCGGCACATGCTCACGTCGGTGGCCAACCAGCACGGGGTGACAGCCTCGATGATGCCGGCTCCGTACACGGGGGCGGACGCCAACGGAATGCACGTCCATCTGAGCTTGTGGGACGACGCGCTGGAAACGAACGCGTTCGCGGCCGAGACGAACGACCTCGAGTTCCCGTCCGGAACGCGACCCGACGGAGCCGGGATTTCGGCGGTTGCACGACACGCCATCGCAGGGCTCCTCGCACATTCGAACGCGCTTACGGCGGTCTGTGCGCCCACGGTCAATTCCTACCGGCGGTTACGACCCGGTTCTTGGGCCCCGGTTTCTATCGCGTGGGGGCCGGACAACCGATCGACCGTGCTCCGCGTTCCCCCGCATCTGGGCCCCGCCACCCGTCTCGAGTTCCGCCTCCCCGACACGTCGTCGAATCCGTATCTCGTGCTCGCTGCCGTGCTCGCGGCCGGACTGGACGGCATCGAAAATCAGCGCGACCCGCCCGCGCCGACGACTGGAAACGCGCAGCGAGAGGAACACGAACGGCTCCCGCGAACCCTCTGGGCTGCACTCGACCATCTCGAAGCGAACGAGGTCGTGGCTCGCCAACTGGGTGAGCCGCTCGTGGAATCGTTCATCTCGATAAAGCGAGACGAGTTCGACCGGTATCAGGGAGCCGTCTCCGAGTGGGAACGCGAGACGTATCTCGACGCGTTCTGA